The Vicia villosa cultivar HV-30 ecotype Madison, WI linkage group LG1, Vvil1.0, whole genome shotgun sequence genome includes a region encoding these proteins:
- the LOC131603242 gene encoding CASP-like protein 1E1, which yields MENQSKAIFAGTEEKKSPKSGSCELILRLLAFVLTLAAAIVIGTDKQTKVVPIKIADSLPPFNVPVSAKWHYLSAFVYFMVANAIACAYGAISMLLTFLNRGNSKVLLGTLITMLDTLMVALLFSGNGAAAAVGLLGYNGNSHVRWSKVCDVFDKFCHQVAASIILSLLGSLAFLLLIVILPILRFQRRT from the exons ATGGAGAACCAGAGTAAGGCTATCTTTGCTGGTACAGAAGAGAAAAAATCTCCTAAGAGTGGTTCTTGTGAATTGATTCTTAGACTTCTGGCCTTTGTTCTCACCCTTGCTGCTGCTATAGTTATTGGGACCGATAAGCAAACCAAAGTTGTTCCTATTAAGATTGCTGATTCTTTGCCTCCTTTCAATGTTCCTGTTTCTGCTAAGTGGCATTACCTCTCTGCCTTTGT CTACTTTATGGTGGCAAATGCAATAGCATGTGCATATGGAGCCATCTCTATGTTACTCACCTTCTTAAATAGAGGTAATAGCAAAGTGTTATTGGGAACATTGATCACTATGCTTGACACATTGATGGTGGCTTTGCTATTTTCCGGCAACGGTGCCGCCGCCGCAGTGGGTCTTCTTGGCTACAACGGAAACTCTCATGTAAGATGGAGCAAAGTGTGTGATGTGTTTGATAAGTTTTGTCATCAAGTGGCTGCCTCAATTATTTTGTCTCTGCTTGGATCACTTGCATTTCTATTGCTAATAGTGATTCTTCCCATCTTGAGGTTTCAAAGGAGAACTTAG